The Mucilaginibacter mallensis genome has a segment encoding these proteins:
- a CDS encoding DUF4412 domain-containing protein: MNIKTLTSTLGIALTCIAINAKAQKTINEGVATFSTTIQGQPAEAKQYFKADSSATTISFGPGTVKILTTAKHDYLAVILDIPVAGLKKAGIATPAEIEEGAANYPTFTFTPTTETKQISGFNCKKVTAKDNKSGKTYDIWITNDIVVPPTALPFYYASVGGYPVQYTAFQQGQETTITIKSITDGKAPAGTYAIAPDFEKVGMSDLHP; the protein is encoded by the coding sequence ATGAATATTAAGACCTTAACATCTACCCTGGGCATTGCCTTAACCTGTATTGCCATTAATGCCAAAGCGCAAAAAACTATTAATGAGGGCGTTGCTACCTTTAGCACAACTATACAGGGACAACCTGCCGAAGCCAAACAATATTTTAAAGCCGACTCATCAGCTACTACCATAAGCTTTGGACCGGGCACCGTTAAAATATTAACCACTGCAAAACATGATTATCTGGCTGTTATCCTTGATATTCCAGTTGCGGGACTGAAAAAAGCTGGCATTGCTACACCTGCGGAAATAGAAGAAGGTGCTGCCAATTACCCTACATTTACCTTTACCCCCACAACTGAAACAAAACAAATTTCAGGCTTTAACTGTAAAAAAGTTACAGCTAAGGATAATAAAAGCGGTAAAACATATGATATATGGATAACAAATGACATTGTTGTTCCACCTACTGCTTTACCTTTTTATTATGCTAGTGTAGGTGGCTATCCGGTGCAATACACAGCTTTTCAACAAGGCCAGGAAACCACAATTACCATCAAATCGATAACCGATGGCAAAGCACCTGCCGGAACATACGCTATTGCACCAGACTTTGAAAAAGTAGGTATGAGCGATCTGCATCCATAA
- a CDS encoding ComEC/Rec2 family competence protein has protein sequence MIANHRGEIPFVVLIIPFLLGISVGLNFTHATDVTPLTILFHSLSFIFIALNLTYKRFNIYKYRWLGGSLMVGILLLFGCISVINYNELNRSTHFSKTTAQYAIVKISNEPVLKNGLFRFKADVKESVSNGKQTPVTGNLLITIKDTSAKNLYYGDELLIPANYKPVDPPFNPAEFNYKQYLAYQNIHYQSFLYPHQYAVIAYNTENAVVAYSLRLKQRLIQKFKAGMTDTSAVAVASAIILGYKADMSSNVLQAYSATGTVYVLTVSGAQVAVIYLMLSWALGFLWQYKYGRLIRAVIIISILCYYALLTGFSPAVCRAVLMVSLIVIGKTYSRYINSLNLLAVSAFLLLFYDPYFITEVGFQLSYIAISGLIIFRPIVYSWLKFKNKWADKLWGLCSLSIAAQVVTFPLSAFYFHQFPVYFLVSNLFVFIPVTIIMYTGFIYLLLPQIPGISNALAYLLDKTILIMNKVLTFMEHLPFASINKIWLSTTEYLLLYAIIISLFYYLYYKKSWLLQACLGCLLLLSISISIKKIYAQQSNSIAFLNLHKHIGLVIKNGTKAVVISDLSDTDKNYRYSIQPYLDSSGISTISVYNLKQDIQSAFVLKKGNLIQFMNKRLVLFNKDLSDAPLNKKLKTDYIYLTNNPYAAINSINKNYVCQLLVIDATNSDHFISSVIKQADTLQIKYSLLKRNKSLITVSNE, from the coding sequence ATGATAGCAAATCACAGAGGCGAGATCCCTTTTGTAGTTTTAATTATTCCTTTTTTACTGGGTATAAGCGTTGGACTAAACTTTACCCATGCTACTGATGTAACCCCGCTCACTATCCTGTTCCATTCATTAAGCTTTATTTTCATCGCGCTAAACCTTACTTATAAAAGATTCAATATTTATAAATACCGATGGCTTGGCGGATCATTAATGGTTGGTATATTATTATTGTTTGGCTGTATAAGCGTTATCAATTATAATGAGCTTAACCGTTCGACCCATTTCTCAAAAACAACTGCGCAATATGCTATTGTAAAGATCAGTAATGAGCCTGTACTCAAAAACGGTTTATTCCGATTTAAAGCTGATGTTAAAGAAAGCGTCTCAAACGGAAAGCAAACACCGGTTACAGGCAATTTGCTCATCACTATAAAAGACACATCAGCAAAAAATCTTTATTATGGCGATGAACTGCTTATCCCGGCAAACTATAAACCGGTTGATCCGCCGTTTAACCCGGCAGAGTTTAACTACAAACAATATTTAGCCTACCAGAATATTCATTATCAATCCTTTTTATACCCGCATCAATACGCAGTTATAGCCTACAATACGGAAAATGCTGTTGTTGCCTACTCCTTGCGGTTAAAACAGCGCCTGATTCAAAAGTTTAAGGCTGGCATGACCGACACTTCGGCGGTTGCCGTAGCATCAGCCATTATACTTGGTTACAAAGCTGATATGAGCAGCAATGTATTGCAGGCGTACTCAGCAACGGGTACTGTTTACGTGCTCACGGTTTCGGGGGCACAAGTAGCAGTAATTTATCTAATGTTGAGCTGGGCGCTTGGTTTTCTGTGGCAGTATAAATATGGCAGGCTCATCAGGGCTGTTATCATCATCAGCATATTATGCTATTACGCATTGCTTACCGGCTTTTCGCCTGCCGTGTGCCGGGCGGTGTTAATGGTGAGCTTGATAGTGATCGGCAAAACTTATAGCCGCTATATCAACTCGCTGAATTTATTGGCGGTTTCGGCATTTTTGCTCTTATTTTATGATCCATATTTTATTACCGAAGTGGGATTTCAATTATCCTACATAGCCATAAGCGGCTTAATTATTTTCAGGCCGATAGTCTATAGCTGGCTCAAATTCAAAAACAAATGGGCCGATAAATTATGGGGACTATGCTCCCTATCGATAGCCGCGCAGGTAGTTACCTTCCCCTTAAGCGCATTCTATTTTCACCAGTTCCCTGTTTATTTTTTGGTAAGTAACTTGTTCGTGTTTATTCCGGTTACTATAATTATGTACACCGGTTTTATTTATTTGTTGCTGCCGCAGATACCTGGCATATCAAACGCGCTCGCCTACCTACTGGATAAAACTATCCTGATCATGAACAAGGTGCTGACTTTTATGGAGCATTTACCCTTTGCTAGCATAAACAAAATATGGCTCAGCACAACGGAGTATCTATTACTTTACGCCATTATTATCAGTTTGTTTTATTACCTTTATTACAAAAAATCGTGGCTGTTGCAAGCATGTTTAGGTTGCCTTTTATTGCTGAGTATTAGCATCAGCATTAAAAAGATCTACGCGCAGCAATCAAACAGTATAGCATTCCTTAACCTGCACAAACACATAGGTTTAGTGATAAAAAATGGCACTAAGGCTGTAGTGATTTCTGATTTAAGCGACACCGATAAAAACTACCGATACTCGATACAGCCATACCTGGATAGTAGCGGGATCAGCACTATAAGCGTGTATAATTTAAAGCAGGATATCCAGTCGGCTTTTGTGTTGAAAAAGGGAAATCTCATCCAATTCATGAATAAAAGATTAGTGCTGTTTAATAAAGACCTGAGTGATGCACCGCTTAATAAAAAGCTTAAAACAGATTACATTTACCTTACCAACAACCCCTACGCAGCTATAAATTCAATAAATAAAAACTATGTGTGCCAGTTACTCGTTATAGATGCTACCAACAGCGATCATTTTATAAGCAGCGTTATTAAACAAGCTGATACACTGCAAATAAAATACAGCTTATTAAAGCGTAACAAATCGTTAATTACCGTATCTAACGAATAA
- a CDS encoding MerR family transcriptional regulator, which produces MPYKERDINKMYYTMGEVSAMFDVNQSLIRFYEKEFDVLQPKKNKKGNRYFTPEDIENLKIIFHLIRDKGYTLNGAKDHLKNNSGDTKDTQRVLDSLENIKKFLLEVRDQL; this is translated from the coding sequence ATGCCTTATAAAGAACGCGATATAAACAAGATGTACTACACCATGGGCGAGGTATCTGCCATGTTTGATGTAAATCAGTCGCTTATCCGTTTTTATGAAAAGGAGTTTGACGTTCTTCAGCCTAAAAAGAACAAAAAGGGCAACCGTTATTTCACCCCCGAGGATATCGAGAACCTCAAGATCATTTTTCATCTGATACGTGATAAAGGCTATACCCTTAACGGCGCTAAAGATCACCTGAAAAATAACTCAGGTGATACCAAGGATACCCAGCGCGTTCTGGATTCCCTCGAAAATATAAAAAAATTCCTGCTCGAAGTACGCGATCAGTTGTAG
- the alaS gene encoding alanine--tRNA ligase, translating into MTATEIRKAFLDFFAAKGHTIVPSAPIVVKNDPTLMFTNAGMNQFKAIFLGEEPAKYPRVADTQRCLRVSGKHNDLEEVGIDTYHHTMFEMLGNWSFGDYFKKEAIAWSWELLTEVYKLPKDRLYVSYFEGDEKEGLAKDTETYDLWKQYVDEAHILPGNKKDNFWEMGETGPCGPCTEIHFDSRPDAERAEVSGATLVNADHDQVIEIWNNVFMQFNRLKDGSLQTLPAQHVDTGMGFERLVRVLQGKSSNYDTDVFQPLIQFIAEKSNKKYNSAAKPGEEGWNDAVAMRVMADHIRAISFAISDGQLPSNNKAGYVIRRILRRAVRYQYQYLGFKEPFLNQLVLLLAEQFKGVFDGLYNQKDFVQRVVLQEEESFLKTLATGIELLMRNIVYLNKISEFLLDHKGKNWHQFDINHISKYGSDDVNTVVQNLAHHVSEMPVPLRGFSFYSLMNELLNLTDYNTAFKKLFDMVQYIPGETTFILYDTYGFPFDLTRLILNEHMYKADEDIFDHYLQIQKSRSRAATAIDTTDWIVLKDDDTVEFTGYDETESIAHVVKYRKVTAKGKEQYQIVLDKTPFYAESGGQVGDTGELVFPDGEVIDVTDTKKENGLIVHFVDKLPDDIDDALTAIVDADKRNSTNNNHSATHLLHAAMKQVLGTHVNQKGSLVNSEYLRFDFSHFAKVTDEELARIEAIVNEKIRENIALKEERDVPYDVAIQSGVTALFGEKYGDKVRVITFDETFSKELCGGTHVKATGFIGYFKITSESAVAAGVRRIEAITGIAAENFINEQSKLVNQLKDLLKNPKDIAKSVESLLDENAKLKKEIEKSILEKSSGLKNELAKKVESINGINFIAQKVELPNADAIKNLAYQLKDIVSDLFLVLAADIDGKPNLTVMLSENLVKDKGLNAGNIVRELAKEIQGGGGGQPFFATAGGKDLGGVDRALEKAKSFVA; encoded by the coding sequence ATGACAGCTACCGAAATACGCAAGGCTTTTTTAGATTTTTTTGCAGCTAAGGGACATACCATCGTGCCTTCAGCGCCAATTGTGGTTAAAAATGATCCAACCCTGATGTTCACCAACGCGGGAATGAACCAGTTTAAAGCCATTTTTTTGGGCGAGGAACCTGCCAAATATCCGCGCGTTGCCGATACGCAGCGTTGCTTACGTGTATCGGGCAAGCATAACGACCTGGAAGAAGTGGGTATTGATACCTATCACCATACCATGTTCGAGATGCTGGGCAACTGGAGCTTTGGCGACTACTTTAAAAAGGAAGCCATTGCCTGGAGTTGGGAACTGCTGACTGAAGTTTACAAACTGCCAAAAGACCGCCTGTACGTGAGCTACTTTGAAGGCGACGAAAAGGAGGGACTGGCAAAGGATACTGAAACCTACGACCTGTGGAAACAGTATGTTGATGAGGCCCATATTTTACCCGGCAACAAAAAGGATAACTTTTGGGAAATGGGTGAAACAGGTCCTTGCGGGCCGTGTACGGAGATCCACTTTGATAGTCGCCCGGATGCGGAGCGTGCCGAGGTAAGCGGTGCCACACTGGTAAATGCCGACCATGACCAGGTGATTGAGATCTGGAACAACGTATTCATGCAGTTTAACCGCCTCAAAGATGGTTCATTGCAAACCCTGCCTGCACAGCATGTGGATACCGGGATGGGCTTTGAGCGCTTGGTAAGGGTGTTGCAGGGGAAGTCATCTAATTATGACACGGATGTTTTTCAGCCGTTGATCCAATTTATAGCTGAGAAAAGTAATAAGAAATATAACAGCGCCGCCAAACCCGGCGAAGAAGGTTGGAACGATGCCGTTGCCATGCGTGTAATGGCCGACCATATCCGCGCCATCAGCTTTGCTATATCAGACGGTCAATTGCCATCAAACAATAAAGCAGGCTATGTTATTCGTCGCATTTTAAGAAGAGCCGTTAGATATCAATATCAATATTTAGGATTTAAAGAACCGTTTTTAAACCAGTTGGTGCTTTTACTGGCAGAGCAGTTTAAGGGTGTGTTTGATGGGTTGTATAATCAGAAAGATTTTGTGCAGCGAGTTGTTTTACAAGAGGAAGAATCATTTTTAAAAACACTTGCTACCGGTATAGAACTATTAATGAGGAATATAGTATATCTGAATAAGATTAGTGAGTTTTTACTTGACCATAAAGGAAAAAATTGGCATCAATTTGATATAAACCATATTTCAAAATATGGGTCAGATGATGTAAATACCGTTGTGCAAAATTTAGCTCATCACGTTTCTGAGATGCCTGTACCGTTACGGGGATTTAGTTTTTATTCACTAATGAATGAACTTCTAAATTTAACGGACTATAACACAGCATTTAAAAAGCTGTTTGATATGGTTCAATATATTCCGGGAGAGACAACTTTTATATTATATGATACTTATGGATTCCCATTTGACTTAACCAGATTAATTCTGAATGAACATATGTATAAAGCAGATGAAGATATATTCGATCATTATTTGCAAATTCAAAAATCCCGCTCTCGCGCTGCTACAGCTATCGATACCACCGATTGGATCGTTTTGAAAGACGACGACACCGTTGAGTTCACCGGTTATGATGAAACGGAAAGCATTGCCCATGTGGTGAAATACCGCAAGGTAACCGCCAAAGGCAAGGAGCAATACCAAATCGTGCTGGATAAAACACCATTTTATGCCGAAAGCGGTGGGCAGGTGGGTGATACCGGCGAACTGGTTTTCCCGGATGGGGAGGTGATCGATGTTACCGATACCAAGAAAGAGAATGGCCTGATCGTTCATTTTGTAGATAAGCTGCCGGATGATATTGACGATGCATTAACCGCTATTGTTGATGCCGATAAGCGCAACAGTACTAATAATAACCACTCGGCTACGCACCTTTTGCACGCTGCCATGAAACAGGTGTTGGGTACGCACGTGAATCAGAAAGGCTCATTGGTAAACTCAGAATACCTGCGTTTCGATTTCTCGCACTTTGCCAAAGTAACCGATGAGGAACTGGCAAGGATAGAGGCTATCGTTAATGAAAAGATCCGCGAGAATATCGCCCTTAAAGAAGAACGCGATGTGCCTTATGATGTAGCTATCCAAAGCGGTGTAACCGCATTGTTCGGTGAAAAATATGGTGATAAGGTACGTGTCATCACTTTTGATGAAACCTTTAGCAAGGAGCTTTGCGGGGGTACGCATGTAAAAGCTACCGGCTTTATTGGTTACTTTAAAATTACATCCGAAAGCGCCGTAGCTGCCGGTGTACGCCGTATCGAGGCCATCACAGGTATCGCTGCCGAAAACTTTATCAACGAGCAAAGCAAGCTGGTTAATCAGTTAAAAGACCTCTTGAAGAATCCAAAGGATATCGCTAAAAGCGTTGAAAGTCTGCTGGATGAAAATGCGAAGCTTAAAAAGGAAATAGAAAAATCCATCCTCGAAAAATCGTCGGGCTTAAAAAATGAGCTGGCTAAAAAGGTAGAAAGCATAAATGGTATCAACTTCATCGCCCAAAAAGTGGAACTGCCTAATGCCGATGCGATAAAGAACCTGGCCTACCAGTTAAAGGATATTGTATCAGACTTGTTCCTGGTATTGGCTGCGGATATCGACGGCAAACCAAACCTAACCGTAATGTTGAGTGAAAACCTGGTGAAGGACAAAGGCTTAAACGCGGGCAATATTGTGCGTGAATTAGCTAAAGAAATACAAGGTGGTGGTGGTGGTCAGCCGTTTTTTGCTACTGCTGGCGGTAAGGATTTGGGGGGGGTGGATAGAGCTTTGGAAAAGGCAAAGAGTTTTGTAGCTTAA
- a CDS encoding cation diffusion facilitator family transporter, protein MREHKRIILISLITGIVLMMAKFGAYFLTASNFVLTDAAESIVNVLASSFAFFSIYLASQPRDENHPYGHGKVEYFSVFIEGSLIGIAGLIIIFKSIYGLFYPNEIHDLLWGAIIIGTTGLINGGLGFYMIRKGKSLPSITIEADGRHLITDMITSCGLVVGLLLIYFTGIKMLDNALSIFVGLYIVFTGYKLVRKSVGGLMDEADFDVVKEIVKVLDEQRRDEWIDLHNFRAQKYGNELHIDCHLTLPNYFDLNRVHMEVKLVDKLINSEITKTELFIHTDPCLPDCCHYCSMHNCPIRSEPKTERITWTMDKVIRNKKHFED, encoded by the coding sequence TTGCGCGAACACAAACGGATCATACTCATTTCGCTTATCACCGGTATTGTACTGATGATGGCCAAGTTTGGAGCCTACTTTTTAACAGCATCAAACTTTGTACTTACCGATGCTGCCGAAAGTATTGTGAATGTGCTGGCAAGTTCATTCGCCTTTTTTAGTATCTACCTGGCTTCGCAGCCGCGCGATGAGAACCATCCCTACGGGCACGGTAAAGTGGAGTATTTCTCTGTTTTTATCGAGGGTTCACTAATTGGAATAGCAGGGCTTATCATTATCTTTAAATCTATCTACGGGCTGTTTTACCCCAATGAGATTCATGATCTTTTATGGGGTGCAATCATCATCGGAACCACTGGTTTAATAAATGGTGGTTTGGGCTTTTACATGATACGTAAGGGTAAATCGCTGCCATCAATAACCATTGAGGCCGATGGGCGGCATTTGATCACAGATATGATCACCAGCTGTGGATTGGTAGTTGGCTTATTACTGATATATTTTACCGGCATTAAGATGCTGGATAATGCGCTATCCATATTTGTAGGCCTGTATATTGTATTTACCGGCTATAAACTGGTGCGTAAATCGGTAGGCGGATTAATGGATGAGGCCGATTTTGATGTGGTGAAAGAAATAGTGAAAGTGCTGGATGAGCAACGCCGTGATGAATGGATTGACCTGCATAATTTTCGCGCGCAAAAGTATGGTAATGAGCTGCATATCGATTGCCATTTAACGTTGCCCAATTACTTCGACCTGAACCGTGTACACATGGAAGTAAAATTGGTTGATAAGCTGATTAACAGTGAGATAACAAAAACAGAACTTTTTATACATACCGACCCATGTTTGCCCGATTGCTGCCACTATTGCAGCATGCACAATTGCCCTATCCGGTCGGAGCCTAAAACTGAGCGTATTACCTGGACAATGGATAAGGTTATTCGCAACAAGAAACACTTTGAAGATTAA
- a CDS encoding NUDIX domain-containing protein, whose product MYNFNVRVYGLLINDNDEILISDEQEYGMRFTKFPGGGLEYGEGLIDGLKREFVEECNAEVEVISHFYTTDFFIQSAFNDSQIISVYYIVKNISELNLNIKTKVFDFDGEGDVLQAFRWVKLSELDPEEITFPIDRHVAKLLITQL is encoded by the coding sequence ATGTACAATTTTAATGTTCGCGTATATGGCCTGCTGATTAATGATAATGATGAAATACTCATTAGCGATGAGCAGGAGTATGGCATGCGTTTTACAAAGTTCCCCGGTGGCGGTTTGGAGTATGGCGAGGGTTTGATAGATGGCCTGAAACGTGAGTTTGTTGAAGAATGTAATGCTGAGGTAGAAGTGATTAGTCATTTTTATACAACGGATTTCTTTATACAATCGGCATTTAATGATTCGCAGATCATCAGTGTATATTATATAGTTAAAAATATTAGCGAGCTGAACCTGAACATTAAAACAAAGGTATTTGATTTTGATGGCGAGGGCGATGTGCTGCAGGCTTTCCGTTGGGTGAAATTATCGGAGCTTGATCCGGAAGAGATCACTTTCCCTATCGACAGGCATGTGGCAAAGCTTTTAATAACACAATTATGA
- a CDS encoding pyridoxal phosphate-dependent aminotransferase has product MSALSNRINNLSESATIKMAKMGRELAAKGVDVISLSFGEPDFHTPEHIKEAAKVAMDENYTYYTPVSGYPELRKAIVKKLKDENNLDYDFSQIVVSTGAKQSIANAVLCLVNPGDEVIIPTPYWVSYSEIVKLAEGESVFIDTTVEQNFKITPEQLEAAITPKSKLFMFSSPSNPTGSLYSKSELEGLAKVFEKHPQIYIMSDEIYEHINYGEKHESIAQFDSIKDRVVIINGFSKSYAMTGWRIGYSASSKETAAAFDKLQGQVTSGTSSITQRAALAAYEGGLETVLQMREQFKKRRDLVYSLLSDIEGLKVNLPEGAFYFFPNVTSFFGKSYNGRTINDSDELSIFLLEEGHVATVGGDSFGDPKSLRISYAASEEKLTEAVKRIKAALGKLK; this is encoded by the coding sequence ATGAGTGCATTAAGTAACAGGATCAATAACCTGTCTGAGTCGGCAACCATCAAGATGGCCAAAATGGGCCGCGAGCTTGCCGCAAAAGGCGTTGACGTCATAAGCCTTAGCTTTGGCGAACCGGATTTTCATACACCTGAACACATTAAGGAGGCTGCCAAGGTAGCTATGGATGAAAATTACACCTATTATACACCCGTATCAGGCTACCCTGAATTGCGAAAGGCAATTGTCAAGAAATTAAAGGACGAGAATAACCTTGACTATGATTTTAGCCAGATAGTTGTATCAACCGGCGCTAAGCAATCTATTGCCAATGCAGTATTATGTTTGGTTAATCCTGGTGATGAAGTGATCATACCAACTCCTTACTGGGTTTCTTACTCTGAAATTGTAAAATTAGCCGAAGGCGAAAGCGTATTTATAGATACTACTGTTGAGCAGAATTTTAAAATCACTCCTGAGCAATTAGAGGCGGCTATTACGCCAAAATCAAAATTATTCATGTTTTCATCGCCAAGCAACCCTACAGGGAGCCTTTACAGCAAAAGCGAACTGGAAGGCTTAGCAAAGGTTTTTGAAAAACATCCACAGATATACATCATGTCTGACGAGATATATGAGCACATCAATTATGGCGAAAAACATGAGTCAATAGCTCAGTTCGATAGCATTAAGGATCGTGTGGTTATCATCAATGGTTTCTCAAAATCATACGCGATGACGGGTTGGCGTATAGGCTACTCAGCATCAAGCAAAGAAACTGCAGCTGCTTTTGACAAACTGCAGGGACAAGTTACTTCTGGAACCAGCTCTATCACTCAACGTGCAGCCCTTGCTGCTTATGAAGGTGGTTTAGAAACCGTACTGCAAATGCGTGAGCAATTCAAAAAACGCCGCGACCTGGTTTACAGCTTGCTGAGCGATATTGAAGGCTTGAAAGTTAACCTCCCTGAGGGTGCGTTCTACTTCTTCCCTAACGTTACCTCTTTCTTTGGTAAAAGCTATAATGGTAGAACTATTAACGACTCTGACGAGTTGAGCATCTTCCTTTTAGAAGAAGGCCACGTAGCTACCGTTGGTGGTGATTCATTTGGTGATCCAAAATCATTACGTATATCATACGCAGCATCTGAAGAAAAATTGACAGAAGCTGTTAAACGTATAAAAGCTGCTTTAGGTAAATTAAAATAA
- the bioA gene encoding adenosylmethionine--8-amino-7-oxononanoate transaminase, whose translation MSLVDRDLSVIWHPYTQMKTALPPVPIVRGEGACLYGEDGKKYIDGVSSWWVNIHGHAHPYIAKKVAEQLTKLEHVIFAGFTHEGAVELAERLLKILPSNQKKAFYSDNGSTAIEVAIKMCLQYWHNQGIKRNKILAFKNAYHGDTFGAMAVSGRSAFTAPFDSMLFEVEFIDLPEQSNIDSIKYQISSIKNEAACFIFEPLVQGTAGMVMYEPQYLNELMAHCRKEGVLMIDDEIFVGFGRTGKLFACDHVIEQPDIMCFSKGLTGGTMALGLTTCTQQIYDAFLSDDKLKTLFHGHSFTANPIACSAALASMDLLMEDTTMVNIKRIEALHQQFAARIKDHPKIKNIRQTGTILAMDWETGDNTSYFSTLRDRLYLYFLDAGIILRPLGNIIYILPPYCITNDELTYIYSKIEQALEEL comes from the coding sequence ATGAGTTTAGTTGACAGAGATTTAAGCGTAATATGGCATCCCTATACACAAATGAAAACTGCCTTACCACCGGTACCAATAGTACGCGGAGAGGGCGCTTGTTTGTATGGTGAAGATGGTAAAAAATATATAGATGGGGTATCATCATGGTGGGTGAATATTCATGGGCATGCGCATCCGTATATCGCCAAAAAAGTAGCGGAGCAGTTAACCAAACTGGAGCATGTAATATTTGCAGGCTTTACGCATGAGGGTGCGGTTGAGTTAGCAGAGCGTTTACTCAAAATATTACCCAGCAATCAAAAGAAGGCCTTTTACTCTGATAATGGTTCAACAGCTATTGAAGTAGCCATAAAAATGTGCTTACAATACTGGCATAACCAGGGCATAAAACGCAACAAGATACTGGCATTTAAAAATGCCTATCATGGTGACACCTTCGGGGCTATGGCAGTAAGCGGCAGGAGCGCCTTTACTGCACCTTTTGATTCAATGTTATTCGAAGTAGAATTTATTGATCTACCTGAGCAATCCAATATTGATAGTATCAAGTATCAGATATCAAGTATCAAGAATGAAGCTGCTTGTTTCATCTTTGAGCCATTAGTACAGGGCACTGCTGGCATGGTAATGTATGAGCCGCAATACCTGAATGAGTTGATGGCACATTGTCGCAAGGAAGGTGTATTGATGATTGATGATGAGATATTTGTAGGTTTTGGCCGTACAGGAAAGCTTTTCGCTTGCGATCATGTTATTGAGCAGCCGGATATCATGTGCTTTTCAAAAGGACTAACAGGCGGTACTATGGCGCTGGGATTAACTACCTGTACACAGCAGATCTATGACGCGTTTTTGTCGGATGATAAGCTGAAAACTTTGTTCCATGGGCATTCTTTTACGGCTAATCCTATTGCGTGCTCAGCAGCGTTGGCTAGTATGGACCTGCTGATGGAGGATACTACCATGGTAAACATCAAGCGGATAGAGGCGTTACATCAGCAATTTGCAGCCAGGATAAAAGATCACCCTAAAATAAAAAACATACGCCAAACCGGTACTATACTGGCTATGGACTGGGAAACAGGTGATAATACCTCGTATTTTAGTACACTGCGCGATAGGTTGTACCTATATTTTTTAGATGCCGGTATTATTTTGCGACCGCTGGGCAACATCATTTATATTTTACCTCCTTATTGCATTACCAATGATGAGCTAACCTATATTTACAGCAAAATTGAGCAGGCCCTTGAAGAATTGTAA